From Nocardia sp. NBC_00416:
GGCACCTTCAGCGCGTTCTACATCCTCGGATGCCTCGCGGCAGTCGCGGCGGTGCGGTTCCGCGGCCTGTTCACCACCATGGTGTTACCGCCGCTACTACTGTTCATCGCGGTGCCCATCGCCTACCGGCAACTCACCGGGACCAGTACCGCCTCGCTCAAGGACATCCTGCTGAATCTGGCGATCCCCTTGGTCCACCGGTTCCCGCCGATGATGCTGGCGACCGTGCTGGTGCTGATCGTGGCCGGTATCCGGATCGCGCAACACCGGTCGGAGAGCGCGTCGCGCGAGACCGCGGCCGCCCGCCGCGCCACGAGCTGGGGACGCGGTGAACGACGCGCGGCACGCGGCGAGTCGAAGAGCCGGGCGGAGAACCGGCGACGCCGGGAGACCGCCGAGCGGCCGGGCCGCGGACAGTCGAAGCGTCCCGTGGGCGGCGAGGGAAAACCGGCACGCGGGGGTAAGCCGTCGCGCGCCGAAACCCTGGCGGCCCGGTCGAAGTCCAAAGCGAAAGCCGGGCCGAAGCGGCCCGAGCACCCGGAACCCGATTACACCCACGAGTCGATCGAAGAACCCCCGCGCCGAGGTGGCCGGGGTCGGCCGCCCGCCGAACCGGGCGCACGCGGCGCCGCGCCCAGGACCCGTGAGATGCATCAGCATCGACCCGCCCGGCCGGCGGCGCCCGTTCCGGAAGAACCGGTGCGCGCGACGGCCCGCCGTACCGAACCTGCCCGGGCGCCACAGACCGCCCGCGTCCGCGATCGGGAACCGATCCCGGAACGACGGCGGCCCGAACGCCGCTGAGCGCGGATCAGTGCCGGGCAGCTCGCAGTTCACGTGGGAGTGCGAATACGAGCGTCTCGTTCGCGGTGGTCACCGGCTGCACCTCGCCGAATCCGTGTTCGGCCAGCATGTCCAGCACACCACGCACGAGGATCTCGGGGACGGACGCGCCGGAGGTGATCCCGACCGTCCGCACTCCCTCCAGCCAGGCCGGGTCGACCTCGCGCGCGTAATCCACCAGATACGACGCGCGCGCGCCGGCGCCGAGCGCGACCTCGACCAACCGCACCGAGTTGGACGAGTTGCGCGAACCCACGACGATCACCAGATCGCATTCCGGCGCCATCGCCTTCACCGCGACCTGCCGGTTCTGGGTGGCGTAGCAGATATCGTCGCTGGGCGGATCCTGCAGCGCGGGGAACTTCTGCCGCAGCCGCGACACGGTCTCCATGGTCTCGTCCACGCTGAGCGTGGTCTGCGACAGCCAGATCACCTTGGACTCGTCGCGGACGGTGACTCCGTCGACCGCGTCCGGGCCGTCCACCAGCTGGACGTGTTCGGGGGCCTCCCCCGCGGTGCCTTCGACCTCTTCGTGGCCTTCGTGGCCGATCAGCAGGATGTCGAAGTCGTCACGGGCGAAGCGTTTGGCCTCCTGGTGGACCTTGGTCACCAGTGGACAGGTCGCGTCGATGGTGCGCAGGTTCCGCTCGGCGGCGGTCGCGTGCACTGCCGGGGAGACGCCGTGGGCCGAGAACACCACGAGTTGTCCCTCGGGCACCTCGTCGGTGGTGTCGACGAATATCACGCCGCGTTCGCGCAACGTCTCCACCACATGGCGGTTGTGCACGATCTCCTTGCGCACATAAATAGGGGCGCCGTGTTTCTCCAGCGCCTTTTCCACGGTTTCCACCGCGCGGTCCACACCCGCGCAGTAACCGCGCGGTTCGGCGAGCAGCACTCGTTTCCCTTCGGGGACGGCGGTCGCGGCGCCGGCCGAGCGAGTGATTCCGACATTCAACGGTATGGCCGAGGACATGCCCCACAGAATACGTGCGTACTTGCGCGCCCGCTCCGGCCGTGCGCTCCCCCACACCCCCGGCCGCCCGGCCCGGCACCCTGTCGAACTCTCCGCGGCTTGCCGGACGCGCACACCCTCTTTTGCGGACCACACCATATCGGGCAGGCTATTACTATGTTTCGACCACCGTTCCTGGCCCGCGTCGCCGCCGGAGCCGCCGTCTACGTCCTCGAAGAGACGCGCCGGCTACCGTCGACCGCGGCGAAATTACCCGTCACCGCGGTGAGCCAATTGCTGCAGACGGGAATGCACGTCCAGCAGTTCGTCACCAGTCTCGCGATCAAGGGTGATTCGGTTTTCGACCGGATCATCAACCGTCCGGAGGAGCAGCCCGAATGGGCCAGTTTCGATGAGGACGACGATGAGTTGCCGGTCCGCGGCCCGGGCGCCGCGTCGGCCGGACGCAGCAGCGGTTTCGATCGATTCGAATCCGACCCCGCCGAGGTGGAGTTCGCGCTCCAGGAGACGCTGGCCGGGTTGCGCGCGATCCAGAACGGCAACACGGTGCCCGCGCACACCGTCGATACCGAGGCCACGACCGGCGACACAGTGACCGACGCCCGGGCCGGCGCCCCCGCGACCGATGGACCCGAGTCCGCCGCGGTAGCCGATCCGGAACCGGTCGCCGAACCCGAACCGGCGGCCGACCCCGAACCCGCGCTTCCCGAGGTCGGGTCACGCTACGACTACCCGACTATGACCCTCGCCCAGTTGCGTGGTCGCCTGCGCACGCTCACCGTCGCCGATCTGGTCGCCCTGCTCGACTACGAGCAGCGCACCCGGGACCGCGCGGCGTTCGTGACCATGCTGACCAACCGGATCGCCACCGTGCGCGCGCAGTGACCGGCGCCGATCCCGCCCCCGCGGCCGGCCGGACCGATTCCGGCCGGCCGCGGCAAGCGCCCGCTGCCGCCAACTCCGCCGAGCAGCCGTGGCCGGTGCGCTCGGTGTCGATGAAGGTCACCCAGTGGATCGACCGGCTCGGCAGCATCTGGGTCGAGGGGCAGTTGACCCAGATCAACCTGCGCCCCGGCACCCGCACTGCGTTCCTGGTGCTGCGCGACCCTTCCGCCGATATGTCGCTGTCGGTGACCTGCGATCCCGCACTGCTGCGGAACGCGGCCGTACCGCTGCAGGAGGGCAGCCGGGTGGTGGTGTTCGGCAAACTCTCGTTCTTCCCCGGACGCGGCACGCTGTCGCTGCGGATCTCCGAGATCCGCCCGGTCGGCGTCGGCGAACTGCTGGCCCGGATCGAACGGCTCAAAGCCCTGCTGGACGCCGAGGGACTGTTCGATCCGCGTATCAAACGTCGGGTCCCGTTCCTGCCCGCGACGATCGGGCTGATCACCGGCCGCGGCAGCGCCGCCGAACACGATGTGCTGAGCGTGGCCCGGGCGCGCTGGCCCGCGGTGCGATTCGAGGTCCGCAACACCGCCGTCCAGGGTCCGTCCGCGGTACCGCAGATCCTCGACGCGCTGACCGAGCTCGATCGCGACCCGGTCGTCGAGGTGATCGTGCTCGCCCGCGGCGGCGGCAGTGTCGAGGATCTGCTGCCGTTCTCCGACGAGACGCTGTGCCGCGCGATCGTCGTCGCCACCACCCCGATCGTGAGCGCCATCGGCCACGAGCCCGATTCCCCGCTGTCCGACCTCGTCGCCGACCTGCGCGCCGCCACCCCGACCGACGCCGCGAAACGGATCGTTCCCGATGCCGCCGCGGAGACGGCCGCCGTCCGCGACCTGCGGTCCCGCTCGGCCGCGGCCTTGCGCGGCTGGGTCGAACGGGAGTCCGCCGCGCTGCGGCAGTTGCGATCCCGGCCCGTGCTCGCCGATCCGCTGCGTGATCTCGGACACCGCTACGACGAGGTCGAGCGCCTGCGGGCCGCGACCCGCCGCAGCGTCGAGAGCCTGGTCCGCACCGAGTCGGTCGCCGCCGGCCATCTCCGCCGGCAGCTGACCGCAGTCGGCCCGGCCGCGACCCTGGCCCGCGGCTACGCTGTCGTGCAGCGAGTGGCCGGTTCCGAACGCCATGTGGTGCGCGGAATCGAGGATGCGCCCGCGGGCAGTCAGCTGCGGATCCGGGTCGGTGACGGCGCGATCTCCGCCGCCGCCCTCGGCACCACGCCGCTCGGCGAACACGGGCCCCGGCGCACCGGGGAAACCGGCAGCGACGACCCCGAGAGGACCTGACCTTGTCCGATACCAGCGCCGAGGACCTGGCCGAGATCGCGGGCTTCGGCTACGAACGCGCCCGTGACGAGCTGGCCAATGTGGTGAAGATGCTGGAACAGGGCGGGATGGACCTCGACGACGCGCTGGCACTGTGGGAACGCGGCGAAGCGCTCGCCAACCGCTGCGAGGAGCACCTCGCCGGAGCGCGGCAGCGTATCGAGAAGGTTCTGTCCGAGTCGGAAGAGGCGGAATAACCGGTAGCTACCGGTGACCGGTCACGACGATTGCAGCGGCCGGGCGGCCACCACGGCGCCGGCGAGAGTTTCGAAGGCCTCGGTGTTGCCGGCCCCCCGGATCAGGACCCGGCTGTCGCCGAAATCGGCGACCCACGCCGGCTCCGAACCGGGTTCGGCGTAGACCACCCATTTCTGTCCGGCGACATCCCGGGTTCCGGTGGCGTACCGGCTGCCTACGATATGCCCGGCCAGCACGTCTTCGGTGGCGTCGCTCTGATCCAGCTCCATGTACGTGCCCGCGCCGGTGACATAACCGATGGTGCTCACGGTGCCGCCGCCGCGCTCGGTGATGGTGTCGCGGCTGCCGGAGTTCGCTGTCCAGTTTCGCGGCAACGCCGGTTCCCGGACCGGGAACGAGAGGTTCTGGGCATCGGATCGCAGTGCGGCCGGCGCGTCGAAACTCGGTATCGTGCCCTGGGTCGGCCCGCTCGCGGAGAAACTGCACTGACTGGTCAGTCCGGCGAACACCACGGCGATCAGCGCCAACGGGATCAGTGACCAGACCAGATCCCGGTAGTCGTTCATGATGCGTGGCTTTTGATTCGGCACGCTTCCAGTATCCATCGTGGTGAGCGTGGTTCCGCGCCGCCCCCGGTACTGCCGTACCAGGTGATCATCGGCGCGTATTCCGTCGATGAGACAATTGTCCGGTAGTTCCGACGCCAAGGAGGCACCCCGCTATGACGGCATCTTCGACCGCTCCGAGCCGCCGCGAGGCGCCCGACCGAAACCTCGCGCTCGAACTCGTCCGCGTCACCGAAGCCGGTGCCATGGCCGCGGGCCGCTGGGTGGGTAAGGGCGATAAAGAAGGCGGCGACGGGGCAGCCGTGGACGCCATGCGACAGCTGGTCAGTTCCGTGTCGATGCGCGGCGTCGTGGTGATCGGCGAGGGCGAGAAGGACGAGGCGCCCATGCTGTACAACGGCGAGGAGGTCGGCGACGGCACCGGTCCGGATGTCGATTTCGCGGTCGACCCGATCGACGGCACCACCCTGATGTCGAAGGGTTCACCGGGTGCCATCTCGGTGCTCGCGGTCTCCGAACGCGGCTCGATGTTCGACCCGTCGGCCGTCTTCTACATGGAGAAGATCGCGGTCGGTCCGGATGCCGCCGATGTCATCGATATCTCCGTACCGATCGGGGAGAACATCCGCAAGGTCGCCAAGGCCAAGAAGGCCTCGGTGTCCGATATCACCGTATGCATTCTGGACCGGCCCAGGCACGGCGCCCTGATCCAGCAGGTCCGCGACACCGGCGCCCGCATCCGTCTGATCTCCGACGGCGACGTGGCCGGCGCCATCGCCGCCGCCCGGCCCGATTCCGGCACCGATATCCTCGTCGGCATCGGCGGCACCCCCGAGGGCATCATCGCCGCGGCCGCCATGAAATGCATGGGCGGCGCGCTGCAGGGCAAGCTCGCCCCCACCGACGACGCCGAACGGCAGAAGGCGATCGACGCCGGACACGATCTGGACCGGGTGCTGCACACCGAGGATCTGGTGGCCGGGGAGAACGTCTTCTTCTGCGCCACCGGAGTCACCGACGGCGACCTGCTGCGCGGCGTCCGCTACTACGGCGGCGGCGCGTCCACCCAGTCCATCGTGATGCGGTCGAAGTCGGGCACCGTGCGCCTCATCGACGCCTACCACCGGCTCACCAAATTGCGTGAGTACTCGTCGGTCGACTTCCACGGCGACGAGCACGCCGCTCCGCCGCTGCCCTGATCCTGCCCCGCGTGCGGTCCGGGGCTTCGCGGCCCCGGACCGCACTCGGATTTGCTCCCGCCTCGACCACGACTCGACGCCGACCGCCGCGGACCAGCAAATTTCTGGCATATGGTCCTATCGTCGAACATTCCGGGTAATATCCGCGTGGCCACCGAACTGGCAGCGTCACGGATCTTGCGCTGGGTAGCCGTTGCGTTGCCGAATCAACAGCCGGAGTGATGAACCACCGCAACCTGTCCGTCCATCACACCGGCCTGTCGCGAGAGGATGGACATGCACCACTTCGCTCGACGTTCGGCCGGATTCACCATGGCACTCGCCGCCGCGGGCCTGCTCGTCGCCGGCTGCAGTGACGACGACAACTCGGTATCGGATACCGTCGGCTCCCTGACCTCGGCTGTGATGCCGGGCGAGGGCAGCGGCACGAACGGGCCGTCCGCGTCACCCGGGGCCGAGGGCTCGGCCACCGAGACGACAGGCCCCGAAGGCTCGGCCACCCCCGACAACGACCCCAATGCCGATGCCGGCGAAACCACCGTGCAGACGCCGGACGGTACCGACGTCACCGTCAAGGGCAGCATCTATCAGAAGTACACCGAGGCGGGTGGCCCGACCGGCACGCTCGGTATGCCCGAGGGCGAGGAAGAGGTCGCCGGTGACGGCGGCCGCTATCAGAACTTCGTCGGCGGCACCGTCTTCTTCAGCGAGGACACCGGCGCCCATATCGTCTGGGGCGATATCCGCGAAGCCTGGGAGGCCAACGGCGGCGCCGACGGCGAACTCGGCTTCCCGACCTCCGACGAGGAGACCACCCCCGAGGGCAAGGAGAGCCAGTTCGAGGGCGGCACCATCACCTGGAACTCTTCGGACCGCACCACCACCGTCACCCAGAACTGAGATTCGGCAGCCGAGGGGCGCCCGCTCCGGCGGGCGCCCCTCCGCTGTCCCGGGCGCCGCCGTCCGCGCTACCCGTGCCCAGACGACCTCTCGATCCCGGCGGGCCGGCGGTACCTCGACCCCCGCGAACCCTGCCGGCTGCGCCAAAAGCAATTGTGGGAGATCCCGGTCCGGACCAGCGCGATCACTCATATTCCCGAACACGACCCGGTGCCGCCCCACACTCCTGCCCGACCCGCTACCGTATTCGCGTGCAGAAACTGTTGACCGACCGCGACCTGCTGGAATCGCTCGCGGTGGAGGTGGAACTGACCATACGGCGCCATACCGAGATCGCCGATGAATGGCAGCCGCACGACTTCGTCCCGTGGGACGACGGCCGCAACTTCGCCTTCCTCGGCGGCGAGGACTGGGATCCCGCGCAGTCCGAACTCGGCGATACCGCCCGGCTGGCGCTCACCGTCAGTGTGCTGATCGCCGACAATCTGCCCTCGTACCACCGGGAGGTCGGCAAATACCTACGCACCGGCGCATGGTGGCGCTGGGTGGGCCGCTGGACCGCTGAGGAGGCGCGGCACTCGGTCCTGATCCGTAACTACCTGATGGTCACCCGCGCCTGCGACCCGGTGGAACTGGAGCGGCTGCGCATCAGCCATATGACCGATGGTTTCCGGCGTGAGCCCCTGCATCTGCTCGATCTGCTGGCCGCCTGCGCGTTCGAGGAGACCGCTGCCGCTGTCCGGCACCGCAACACCGCCGCCCTCGGAGAGAACCCGCTGGTCACGGCGATCGCCGAGCGGATCGCGAAGGATGACGAGATGCAGGCCGACGTCTTCGCCGACCTGATCGCCGCCGGTTTCGCCGAGGCTCCGGACCAGACCATGCGTGCCGTCGCCGACCAGGTCGCCGCCTTCCGGGTCCCGTCGCTCACCCTGCCCGACGGGCGCAGCAGCGACGAAATGCTGGCCGATGCCGGTATCTATCTCCCGGAGAAGCAGGACGAGCTGGTTTTCGCGCCGCTGCTGCGCCGGTGGGATGTGTTCGGTCGCACTGATCTCGGCGAATCCGGCGAAGCGGCGCGCGAAGAACTCGCCCGGTTCCGGTCCTGAGCGAGTTCCGCGGAAGCGATTCCGGTGCGGCTCGACCCGTGATCCACGGGTCGCGCCGCACCCCGGGGTCCACCCCGGCCGGTTCCGGAACTACCTCCCGCGCCGATAGGAATACCTTCGGGCTCAGTCGTTCTCGATATTCGTCATGGACAGCACGTCCAGGCGCCGATCGAGTTCGGCTTCGCTGAGTTCGTCGCCGATCAGCCCGCGGTCGATCACCGTCTGCCGGATGGTCTTCTGTTCGCGCAACGCCTGCTTGGCGACCGCCGCGGCCTCTTCGTAGCCGATCGCCGAATTCAGCGGGGTCACAATGGAAGGCGAGGATTCGGCCAGAGTGCGCAGGCGTTCGGTGTTCGCGATCAGTCCGTGAATGCACCGATCCGCGAAAAGCCGGGACACCGCCCCCAGCAACCGGATGGATTCGAGCACATTGCGTGCCATCACCGGGATATAGACGTTCAGTTCGAAATGTCCGCCCGCGCCCGCGAACGCGACCGCGGCGTCGTTCCCGATCACCTGCGCCGCCACCTGGGTAACCGCTTCCGGCAGTACCGGATTCACCTTCCCTGGCATGATGGAACTGCCCGGCTGCAGGTCGGGAAGTTGCAGTTCACCCAGCCCGGTCAGCGGTCCGGACCCCATCCACCGGATATCGTTGGCGATCTTGGTCAGGCTCACCGCGACCGTCCGCAGCGCCCCGGAGACCTCGACCAGCCCGTCCCGCGCCGCCTGCGCCTCGAAATGGTCCTCGGCCTCGGTCAGCGCATCGATCCCGCTGGCGCGCACCAACTCGGCCACCACCTTCGCCCCGAAATCGGCGGGCGCGTTCAAACCGGTGCCCACCGCGGTTCCGCCGATCGGCAGTTCGCCCAGCCGCGGCAGCGTGGCCAGCAGTCGATCCATCCCGGCCGCGACCTGCCGGGTGTAGCCACCGAACTCCTGTCCCAGCGTCACCGGCACCGCGTCCATCAGATGGGTGCGGCCCGATTTCACCACCGACCGCCATTCGTTCGATTTGTCCAGCAACGCGAGCCGCAGATGCTCCAACGCCGGCAGCAGATCCTTGATCACCGCTTCAGTGGCGGCGAGGTGGGTCGCAGTCGGGAAGGTGTCGTTCGACGACTGGGACATGTTCACGTGGTCGTTCGGATGCACCGTGACCCCGTTGCGCGCCGCGATCGACGCGATCACCTCGTTGGCGTTCATATTCGAACTGGTTCCCGAGCCGGTCTGGAACACATCGATCGGGAACTGGTCGTCGTGGCGGCCCTGCGCGATTTCCGCCGCGGCCGCGACGATCGCCGCCGCCCGGTCCTCGTCCAGCAGTCCGAGGTCCCGGTTGACGACCGCGCAAGCCCCCTTCAGCAGTCCCAGCGCCCGGATCTGCGCGCGCTCCAGCCCGCGCCCGCTGATCGGGAAGTTCTCCACCGCCCGCTGAGTCTGAGCCCGCCACAACGCGTCCACCGGTACACGAACCTCACCCATGGTGTCGTGCTCGATGCGATACTGCTTCTCCTCGCTCATGAACCCGACCCTATGCCGCGGTCCGGCGAAGTTGTCGTGCCACGCGTGAGTTCTGGATCACCGATACCGCCCACTCGGCACCACCCCGCCCCGCGAACACGTTTCCTGTGATATCTCGGCATGCCGGGTGCGACAGCGGTAGGTAGATTTCGCGATCGTGGTAAACGATAGTAGAACCAGTCCGGCCGTCGAGACCTCCGGCGATTCCGCCGAACGGATGCTCGCGCTGGTCGGGCATCGTCATCGGGCCGCCGATCACTATGTGGTCGGCCGGGAGAAGATCCGCGAATACGCCCGCGCAGTCCAGGACTATCACCCGGTGCACTGGTCCGAGGACGCCGGCGCCGAATTCGGCTACGGCGGCCTGATCGCCCCGCCGACGTTCTTCTCCGTGCCCGGTTTTCTCGCGCAATCGGAGATGTTCACGACCCTGCTCACCGATTACGACATGAGCCAGATCATGCAAACCGATCAGGTCCTGGAATTCCACCGGCCGATCCGGCCGATGGATCGGCTCGTCTTCGATATCTATCTGGAATCGTTCCGACGGGCCTTCGGCGGCGATCTGATGGGTTTCAAGATGGTGGTCTCCGACCACCACAGCGAGCCGGTTCTCACCGCCCGCACCAGCATCGTGGGCAGGTCCGGCGTGAGCACCGGCGACACCGAACTCGGCCGGCGCATCGTGATGCACAGCTTCCGCACTCCGGACCGGCCCCATCGTCCCGCGGCGGCGGCCGTCACGGGCCCGGCCACCGACCTCGCGGCGCCCACCCTGGCCCCTCCGAGCGGTTTCGCGCGACTGTTCGACACAGTCGCCGTGGGCGAAGAACTGCCCGCGCGCACGGTCCAGTTGACCGCCGGTGACCTGGTCAACTATGCCGGTGTCGCCGGTGACCCGAACCCGATCCACTGGAGCCGCGAGGCCGCGGGCTCGGTCGAACTCGAATCGCCGGTCGCCCACGGAATGCTGACCATGGGGATCGGCGCGGGATACGTCACCTCCTGGCTCGGTGATCCCGGCGCGGTGCGGGAATACGCGGTTCGCCTCACCAGCCCGGTCCACGTGCCTCCCGGCGAACCGGCCGTGATCGAGTACACGGGCAAGGTGAAAGCGCTGGATCCCGTGCAACGGACCGCGACGATCGCCCTCACCGCCCTGCACCGCGGCCGCAAGATCTTCGGCAGAGCCACCGCCCTGGTCCAGTTGAGCTGAGACCCTCGCGGGCCACGCGCGGAGAAGCGATCAACCGGTCGGCTTCTCCGCGCGGGGAGTCCGCCGTCAGACCCGTACCGGAGCGACGAGCCGCGCGATTTCGCCGCGCAGGTCACCGTGTGAGATGGGGTCGATATGGAAATCCTGGTACCGGTGCCGGTAGATGTAGCGACCGTCCTCGGCGATATCGAACCAGCTCAAGTAGCGGGGTTCCGCGGGCTGTTCGGCCCTTAGCCCGTGACGCGCCTCCAGAAAACCCGAACCCGCGCGCGGGGCTTTGAGAAGCCGCCGCATCCGGTCGGCCGGTTGCGGTTTGCCGCCGTTCCAGACCTCATAGGTATCGCGGAGCCGATCGATGCTCTCCACCAGAGGCGGACGCGTACCTTTGGGAAGTTCACCCAGAATCTGCAGGAAGATACTGGGGACGACCGCCGCCGAGCCGATCTGGACGACGATCTTCCCGTCGTAATCCGTTTCGGCACCCGGGAATTGAACGACAGTGACCCCCGCGTTTCCCGCGAATGCTCCGTAGGCGCGGATCCGGCGTCTACGGCTACCGGAGAGAGTCAGGGTCGATTCGGGATCGGCGGCGGCCGCCAGAGCGGCGGTGAGATCCGGGTCGCCGCCCCGGGGATACCGGGTCGCGATACCTGCCGTCAGCCGCTGATACTCGTCCTCCCAGCGCACCGACGACCGCAGCTCGAGTGGATAGGGATACCGATCTCGCCCGGTCTCCTGCCAGACGTGCATGAACTCGTCCGGAGTGAACTCCCACTTCACCGACGGTCACCACGGTCGTCGGCCGGCTGCGCGGCAGGCGCATCGGCACCCAGCACCCCGCCCAGCGCATCGACGGGTGCGCCGAACAGTTCCTCCTCGCGGTCCCGGATCAGATAGTCGGGAGTCTTGTGTTCGTCGTCGCCCTCCCCGCGTTTGCCGCCGCCGGGCGACATCATCCCGGGCATACCCGACATACCCCGGTTGGTACCCGCCGCGGTCGAGGCCGCCGCAGGAGACCCGGTGGAAGCATTGGGCGAGCCCGGGGTACCCGTCACCGTCTTGCCCGGCGTCTGGTTCTGCGGCGTACCGCTCGGCGAACCGGACGGTGTTCCCGACGGGACCGACGGTGAACCGGTTGTGGTGGTCGACGGCGTAGTCCGCTGCGGATCGCCGGTCGGAGTTCCAGTGGTGGTACCGCTCGGCTGCTGGGTAGTCGGGTTCTCGTTCGCCCCCGCGGCCGTGGTGTCCTGCGAATCGTCCGCCGCACCAGAAGTTTCGGCCGACTCCCCCTGCACCTCGTTCTCGCCGGGAGTCTCGCCGCCCGGAGTTTCGCTTCCAGGAGCGGAGGCCGTGGTGCTGCCACCGGGGTTGCTGGTGGAGGTACCACCGGGGACAGGCGAGGTCGACGGGTCGCCGGGCGCCTGCACCGGAACGAAAGTCGGCACACCGTCCCCGGCGGGCTGATAGGTGGGCTTGTAGGCCATGTTCATCACTTCGACGGCGGCCGAGCGCTGATCCTCTTTCATCCGGTCGAACGCCGCCGCGGCAGCCGGGTCGGTCGCGCCGACAACCGTCTCCGCGACCTTCGCCGGATCGATCACTGTGGTGCTGATCGCGGTGCTGGTCGGAGACTGGACCGGAGGCGCCGGGACGGACTTCTTCACAACTCCGGCAGCATAAGCGGCGGCATCGATCCGCAGCCCGACCGCCCGGATCACTTCCAGCACATCGGTCGACTGGTCGTAGAACGTCCGCGTGGCTTGGTTCGCGGCGTCGGCGAACTGCCCGTCCAAACCGTCCGAGAGCTCTCGCTGGACAGCCAGGTGGGCACCGAACAACGCTCCCCCGAGAGAATTCGCTATCGAGTCGTACACCTCGGCGATATCGTGCATCAAACCCGGACGCATGGCATCGACCTTCGAAAAGATCTCTT
This genomic window contains:
- a CDS encoding class II fumarate hydratase, producing the protein MSEEKQYRIEHDTMGEVRVPVDALWRAQTQRAVENFPISGRGLERAQIRALGLLKGACAVVNRDLGLLDEDRAAAIVAAAAEIAQGRHDDQFPIDVFQTGSGTSSNMNANEVIASIAARNGVTVHPNDHVNMSQSSNDTFPTATHLAATEAVIKDLLPALEHLRLALLDKSNEWRSVVKSGRTHLMDAVPVTLGQEFGGYTRQVAAGMDRLLATLPRLGELPIGGTAVGTGLNAPADFGAKVVAELVRASGIDALTEAEDHFEAQAARDGLVEVSGALRTVAVSLTKIANDIRWMGSGPLTGLGELQLPDLQPGSSIMPGKVNPVLPEAVTQVAAQVIGNDAAVAFAGAGGHFELNVYIPVMARNVLESIRLLGAVSRLFADRCIHGLIANTERLRTLAESSPSIVTPLNSAIGYEEAAAVAKQALREQKTIRQTVIDRGLIGDELSEAELDRRLDVLSMTNIEND
- a CDS encoding fused (3R)-hydroxyacyl-ACP dehydratase subunits HadA/HadB; this translates as MVNDSRTSPAVETSGDSAERMLALVGHRHRAADHYVVGREKIREYARAVQDYHPVHWSEDAGAEFGYGGLIAPPTFFSVPGFLAQSEMFTTLLTDYDMSQIMQTDQVLEFHRPIRPMDRLVFDIYLESFRRAFGGDLMGFKMVVSDHHSEPVLTARTSIVGRSGVSTGDTELGRRIVMHSFRTPDRPHRPAAAAVTGPATDLAAPTLAPPSGFARLFDTVAVGEELPARTVQLTAGDLVNYAGVAGDPNPIHWSREAAGSVELESPVAHGMLTMGIGAGYVTSWLGDPGAVREYAVRLTSPVHVPPGEPAVIEYTGKVKALDPVQRTATIALTALHRGRKIFGRATALVQLS
- a CDS encoding ESX secretion-associated protein EspG, which produces MKWEFTPDEFMHVWQETGRDRYPYPLELRSSVRWEDEYQRLTAGIATRYPRGGDPDLTAALAAAADPESTLTLSGSRRRRIRAYGAFAGNAGVTVVQFPGAETDYDGKIVVQIGSAAVVPSIFLQILGELPKGTRPPLVESIDRLRDTYEVWNGGKPQPADRMRRLLKAPRAGSGFLEARHGLRAEQPAEPRYLSWFDIAEDGRYIYRHRYQDFHIDPISHGDLRGEIARLVAPVRV